A single window of Coffea eugenioides isolate CCC68of chromosome 7, Ceug_1.0, whole genome shotgun sequence DNA harbors:
- the LOC113776822 gene encoding uncharacterized protein LOC113776822 has product MRRLKEATPESLVPLTDFEDQVVWEGCRSGVFNTKSVMKALYTTRGEVSWSKLVWGKGYVPRYAFIVWLLCKKKLPTMDRLRKCGVSLISNMCVFCKRAEESMEHLYFNCCMTRPVWAKVQHMCLTFRGSCSWDQNLAWLAAHLRSNSFADQLRRLCFAATV; this is encoded by the coding sequence ATGAGGAGATTAAAGGAGGCCACACCTGAAAGTCTGGTTCCCTTGACAGATTTTGAGGATCAGGTTGTTTGGGAAGGATGCCGCTCCGGAGTGTTCAATACCAAGTCCGTCATGAAAGCTCTATATACAACGAGAGGAGAAGTATCGTGGAGTAAGTTGGTTTGGGGGAAAGGCTATGTTCCAAGATATGCTTTTATCGTTTGGCTTTTATGTAAAAAGAAGTTGCCTACAATGGATAGACTTCGAAAATGTGGTGTATCTCTGATATCTAACATGTGTGTTTTTTGTAAAAGAGCAGAGGAAAGCATGGAGCACCTATATTTCAACTGTTGCATGACAAGACCTGTGTGGGCTAAGGTTCAGCATATGTGCCTGACCTTTAGGGGCTCATGCTCCTGGGATCAGAATCTAGCTTGGCTTGCGGCACATTTGAGGTCAAACTCCTTTGCAGACCAATTGAGAAGATTGTGCTTTGCTGCAACAGTGTAA